From Mytilus galloprovincialis chromosome 9, xbMytGall1.hap1.1, whole genome shotgun sequence, the proteins below share one genomic window:
- the LOC143044959 gene encoding toll-like receptor 4, with product MYKPFIPQMFVHQSTTLTSLILNDHSFKNIPVSINMLRTLRTLSLKNNKINWLSQYQTDILEKLNVRILPHNFKLALKGNPIVCNCESLDFIQWIYTTRVDVDLKGNYSCLYTDGSFRTTFEIFENMNQLRTQCVSKVWLVLSVTLSTILIFTFIISSLLYKYRISLQYCCLIGRGLYRHYREINDNKDEYIYDAFVAHSQEDYIWVYGPFRTFLETEKNFKLALHDRDFVPGKFIADNIIDTIKVSRTIVFVVSRSFLDSEWCQYELDMARMHMFQQNREMLIVILLEDIPNGKIPSRLKQIWEKITCLETDEKTRNDQVPNEDNIFWKRLHLAIKP from the coding sequence ATGTACAAGCCATTCATTCCACAAATGTTTGTTCATCAGTCTACGACGTTAACATCATTGATTTTAAATGATCacagttttaaaaatataccTGTCAGTATAAATATGTTAAGAACATTACGTACACTCAGTCTAAAAAATAACAAGATAAATTGGCTTTCCCAATACCAAACAGATATTTTAGAAAAGCTAAATGTGAGGATTTTACCTCACAATTTCAAACTGGCGCTTAAAGGAAATCCTATCGTGTGCAACTGCGAATCTTTAGATTTTATTCAATGGATATATACAACGAGAGTGGATGTTGATTTGAAAGGCAACTATAGTTGCTTATACACAGATGGAAGTTTCCGAAccacttttgaaatttttgaaaatatgaacCAGTTAAGGACACAGTGTGTATCTAAAGTATGGCTAGTTCTAAGTGTAACACTGTCTACTATTTTAATCTTTACATTTATAATTAGCAGTCTATTGTATAAATATCGCATTTCATTACAATATTGTTGCTTAATAGGTCGCGGATTGTACCGTCATTACCGGGAGATTAACGATAACAAAGACGAATATATCTATGATGCATTTGTGGCACATAGCCAAGAAGACTATATATGGGTTTACGGACCATTTCGTACATTTttagaaacagaaaaaaactttaaacttGCTTTACATGACAGAGATTTTGTTCCTGGTAAATTCATTGCAGACAACATAATAGATACAATTAAGGTTAGCAGAACAATTGTTTTCGTTGTATCCAGATCTTTCCTCGATAGTGAATGGTGTCAATATGAACTTGATATGGCGAGAATGCACATGTTCCAACAAAACAGAGAAATGCTTATCGTAATTCTATTGGAAGATATACCAAATGGTAAAATACCAAGCCGTTTAAAACAGATATGGGAGAAAATAACATGTCTTGAAACCGATGAAAAGACTAGAAATGATCAGGTACCGAACGAAGATAATATATTTTGGAAGAGATTGCATTTAGCTATAAAACCTTGA